The Methanoplanus sp. FWC-SCC4 genome has a window encoding:
- the hisF gene encoding imidazole glycerol phosphate synthase subunit HisF: MALTKRIIPCLDIKDGRVVKGTNFLGLRDAGDPVELASRYNEQGADEVVFLDITASRENRGALIDVIERAADELFLPLTVGGGVSSINDMQALLRAGADKVSVNTSGIKNPDLIREGAEKFGNQCIVSAVDVRRNNQLTDGVTPVEMSDGSRCWYEVVIYGGTRPTGIDAVKWAKEVESLGAGEILLTSMETDGVKQGFDIPITSKIAAEVNVPVIASGGVGTFEHFYDGFVYGRADACLAASVFHFGEMTVLDVKKYLADKGVPVRI; encoded by the coding sequence ATGGCACTTACAAAAAGGATCATACCATGCCTTGACATAAAGGACGGAAGAGTTGTCAAAGGCACAAATTTCCTGGGGCTTCGTGATGCAGGAGACCCTGTTGAGCTTGCATCAAGATACAATGAACAGGGTGCGGATGAAGTTGTTTTTCTTGATATCACAGCATCAAGGGAAAACCGCGGGGCACTTATTGACGTAATCGAGCGTGCTGCTGATGAACTGTTTTTGCCGCTCACAGTTGGTGGGGGAGTAAGTTCAATTAATGATATGCAGGCACTTTTACGTGCGGGTGCGGACAAGGTCTCGGTAAATACAAGCGGAATAAAAAATCCGGATCTAATAAGAGAGGGGGCGGAAAAATTCGGGAATCAGTGCATTGTATCAGCAGTTGATGTACGCAGAAACAATCAGTTAACAGACGGGGTGACTCCCGTTGAGATGTCTGACGGCAGCCGGTGCTGGTATGAGGTGGTAATATACGGAGGAACCCGTCCGACCGGAATCGACGCGGTAAAATGGGCAAAAGAGGTTGAAAGTCTTGGTGCGGGTGAGATACTCCTGACATCGATGGAGACTGACGGTGTAAAGCAGGGTTTTGATATACCGATAACATCAAAGATAGCGGCAGAGGTTAATGTGCCAGTCATTGCCTCAGGCGGTGTCGGAACCTTTGAGCACTTCTATGACGGTTTTGTTTACGGAAGGGCTGATGCATGTCTTGCAGCATCTGTTTTCCACTTTGGTGAGATGACGGTTCTGGATGTAAAAAAGTATCTGGCAGATAAGGGTGTGCCTGTAAGAATCTAA
- a CDS encoding lectin like domain-containing protein, with product MKSNQFIKIAGALFFTCMFLGFIIPGAFALEVSEAPLNPEFVEYFEEEQQDKGAPVMMLAAVPGESEPHNEILGEIPSPVVVQWPMEISVSAMDISNEIPTESYFDLRLEDRVGSVKDQGDCGSCWAFAAMGSLESFFLTSENLDFSENNLKNTHGYNYGHDEGGNAYMATAYLSRWSGPVLEKDDPYQEYSAISPKNLKVQKHVQNVEFLPKRKDRSDVTKIKQAVKEYGGVYSSMYWSNGFYDSEHCSYFDPWLIGGGHAVLIVGWDDNYSKDNFSFTPPGDGAFIVRNSWGPEWGDDGYFYQSYYDADRGCKAVFTGEDTEYYTDIYQYDTLGWTKEIGLNSETAYFANVFTARNADRLGAVGFYTPSPDADYEVSIYNNPKNGPLSNKEPVSTLKGSFALPGYHTVDLAKSVILAPGEKFSVVVKLTTPAYTLPIAVESPIAKYSTMASANKGESFISDDGEKWDDLTKYYPDTNVCLKAFTIYESPEISLMPGNVSLKKGQVKNLDIVMSRSPRGLSGYELSIKPTDSSVVNIKDISFPKWATLNQNTRTDDKFILKAVDLEAEIQGGPDEIVLGTIKVEAVSDGKTGFETEIIQIDADGGDQITTTVTPNEINVLKPVREESKNIDINIPGLKIKKNNGTNRIQLNLTGTGAVVSKDKKNVTLRRESFDLTLSTGENTTEKDGMMEGNIRSIKLKTHPTMINSETGSLLSGSIEAELNNIPEGANIKTVLTSSVSDKSRNYFAAAASQTGLSLKDVACSMEVNLDGINDVEDIKEASVFISVPAEWVDSVGGSQNVKIIRIGDTGELSVLKTTFAGFDENGDMKFEGFSPEGFCEFGLVAVAKSTTDNTGVTSHTGSGGISDVSAAMTDSIKSGDRFTLKMSKTPVTELSFRAKENINELMITAEDKIPATSLIMPEGKLLSFVDIELYHTTTDKLNDGIIKFSVPKILIEEQKSSSGDVKLYVLNENIWVLAETVFNEFKDGKACFTATTDTLSDIAITISDDDSLKTDETDDELSQQNNDISGTDSEKSGNLGETKEQKSPLPGLFVLISAGTAIYIRKRFL from the coding sequence ATGAAATCAAACCAGTTCATAAAAATTGCAGGTGCATTATTCTTCACCTGCATGTTTCTTGGATTTATAATCCCCGGAGCTTTTGCACTTGAAGTTTCAGAAGCCCCCTTAAATCCGGAATTTGTAGAATATTTTGAAGAAGAACAGCAGGACAAAGGTGCTCCCGTAATGATGCTTGCAGCAGTGCCCGGCGAGAGTGAACCTCACAATGAGATTTTAGGAGAAATACCCTCCCCCGTTGTAGTTCAGTGGCCGATGGAAATTTCTGTAAGCGCAATGGACATCTCAAACGAAATACCAACAGAGAGTTACTTTGATCTTCGTTTGGAAGACCGTGTCGGTTCTGTAAAAGATCAGGGAGACTGTGGTTCATGCTGGGCTTTTGCAGCAATGGGTTCACTCGAATCATTCTTCCTCACCAGTGAAAATCTGGATTTTTCAGAGAACAATCTCAAAAATACACATGGATACAATTACGGGCACGATGAAGGTGGAAATGCCTATATGGCTACAGCTTATCTCTCCAGATGGAGCGGCCCTGTTCTTGAAAAAGACGATCCATATCAGGAATACTCCGCAATTTCACCTAAAAATCTCAAAGTTCAGAAACATGTACAAAATGTTGAATTCCTTCCAAAGAGAAAAGACAGATCAGATGTCACCAAAATAAAGCAGGCTGTTAAAGAGTATGGTGGAGTTTACTCCTCAATGTACTGGTCAAATGGTTTTTATGACAGTGAACACTGCAGTTATTTCGATCCCTGGCTCATCGGAGGAGGCCATGCGGTTTTAATTGTCGGATGGGATGATAATTACAGCAAGGATAATTTCTCATTTACGCCTCCCGGAGACGGAGCTTTCATAGTCAGAAATTCATGGGGCCCTGAATGGGGAGATGACGGGTACTTCTACCAGTCCTATTATGATGCAGACAGGGGATGCAAGGCTGTTTTTACCGGAGAGGATACCGAATACTACACAGACATCTATCAGTATGACACGCTTGGATGGACAAAGGAAATAGGACTGAATTCAGAAACAGCATACTTTGCAAATGTATTCACAGCAAGAAACGCAGACAGACTCGGAGCCGTCGGATTTTATACTCCGTCACCTGATGCAGATTATGAGGTATCCATATACAATAACCCCAAAAACGGACCTCTTTCAAATAAAGAACCTGTCTCAACATTGAAAGGCAGTTTCGCACTTCCGGGTTACCATACAGTGGATCTTGCAAAATCAGTAATACTGGCTCCCGGAGAAAAATTCTCAGTAGTTGTAAAGCTTACAACACCGGCTTACACACTCCCGATAGCTGTCGAAAGCCCTATTGCAAAATATTCAACAATGGCATCGGCAAACAAAGGTGAGAGTTTCATAAGTGATGACGGAGAGAAATGGGACGATTTAACAAAGTATTATCCGGATACAAATGTCTGTCTTAAAGCTTTCACAATTTATGAATCACCTGAAATCTCCCTGATGCCAGGTAATGTTTCACTCAAAAAAGGCCAGGTCAAAAATCTGGATATTGTAATGAGCAGATCACCAAGGGGTCTTTCGGGATATGAATTATCAATAAAACCAACTGACAGTTCTGTTGTAAATATCAAAGACATTTCATTCCCTAAATGGGCCACACTAAATCAGAATACCAGAACAGATGACAAATTCATTCTAAAAGCAGTTGATCTTGAGGCCGAAATCCAGGGAGGACCTGATGAAATAGTTCTCGGAACAATTAAAGTTGAAGCTGTTTCAGACGGAAAAACGGGCTTTGAAACAGAAATAATTCAGATTGACGCAGACGGCGGAGACCAGATTACAACAACGGTAACTCCAAATGAAATAAATGTCCTAAAACCGGTAAGAGAAGAATCCAAAAATATTGATATTAATATTCCCGGACTAAAAATTAAGAAAAATAACGGTACAAACCGCATTCAGCTCAACCTGACAGGTACTGGTGCAGTAGTCTCAAAGGATAAAAAGAATGTTACACTTAGAAGGGAATCTTTCGACCTTACCCTTTCAACCGGAGAGAACACAACCGAGAAAGATGGGATGATGGAAGGGAACATCAGATCCATTAAACTGAAAACACATCCGACAATGATTAATTCAGAAACCGGCAGTCTTCTGTCGGGTTCAATTGAAGCAGAGCTCAACAACATTCCTGAAGGTGCAAATATCAAAACAGTGCTGACAAGCAGTGTGAGCGATAAATCAAGAAATTACTTCGCTGCCGCGGCATCACAGACAGGTCTGTCCTTAAAGGATGTAGCATGTTCAATGGAAGTAAACCTTGATGGAATAAATGACGTCGAAGATATCAAAGAGGCAAGTGTTTTCATCAGCGTCCCTGCAGAGTGGGTGGATTCAGTCGGCGGATCACAAAATGTTAAAATCATCCGTATCGGCGACACAGGTGAATTAAGCGTCCTTAAAACAACCTTTGCAGGATTTGACGAGAACGGCGACATGAAATTTGAAGGATTTTCACCTGAAGGTTTCTGTGAGTTCGGACTTGTCGCGGTTGCAAAGAGCACCACAGACAACACAGGTGTGACATCACATACCGGAAGTGGAGGTATCTCAGATGTTTCCGCAGCAATGACTGACAGCATAAAATCGGGCGACAGATTCACTCTGAAAATGAGCAAAACACCTGTTACCGAATTATCATTCAGGGCAAAAGAAAACATAAACGAACTCATGATTACAGCAGAAGATAAAATTCCGGCCACATCATTGATCATGCCTGAGGGTAAACTCCTGTCATTTGTTGACATCGAATTATATCATACAACAACAGACAAACTTAATGATGGAATTATAAAGTTCTCTGTTCCAAAAATCCTGATTGAAGAGCAAAAATCATCCTCCGGGGATGTTAAACTCTATGTCCTTAATGAAAACATCTGGGTTTTGGCAGAAACCGTATTTAATGAATTTAAAGATGGAAAAGCCTGTTTCACTGCGACAACTGACACACTTTCAGACATTGCAATAACAATTTCAGATGATGATTCATTAAAAACCGATGAAACGGATGATGAATTATCTCAACAAAATAACGATATATCAGGAACTGATTCAGAGAAGAGCGGAAACCTAGGAGAAACAAAAGAACAAAAATCACCACTCCCAGGCTTATTTGTGCTGATATCTGCAGGAACTGCAATATACATAAGAAAAAGATTTTTATAA
- a CDS encoding ornithine cyclodeaminase family protein: MKYYPNPESGIDLKELNATIEEAFAEHGRGNVQMPSKVYVDFKKGDFRTMPAYIPSLDIAGVKIVNVHPENPKIGLPTVMALTTILDVETGIPMAILNATKLTDLRTAAAGAVASKYLSFKKSVTLGLIGSGRQAQTQVEAIAEEKNIENIKVWSRNESHAEDFCRMFSRFDCQTASMEKACDCDILITTTPSRTPVVKSEWVQEGTHINAIGADAPGKEELDPELLKRSTVIIDDYEQAIHSGEINVPIEKGLYSRDMIAGTLGEYVLGTKRRECPEEITIFDSTGLGIQDLAIAKIAMEKDNFIELVFP, translated from the coding sequence ATGAAATATTACCCGAATCCGGAGTCAGGAATCGATCTAAAAGAATTAAACGCCACAATTGAAGAGGCATTTGCCGAACACGGCCGGGGAAACGTCCAGATGCCTTCAAAAGTTTACGTTGATTTCAAAAAGGGAGATTTCAGGACTATGCCTGCATATATCCCGTCTCTTGACATAGCAGGCGTAAAGATTGTAAACGTACATCCTGAAAACCCGAAAATCGGCCTTCCTACCGTTATGGCCCTGACCACCATACTTGATGTGGAAACCGGGATTCCGATGGCAATATTAAATGCAACAAAACTTACTGACTTAAGAACCGCCGCTGCAGGTGCGGTCGCATCCAAATATCTCTCCTTTAAGAAATCAGTCACCCTCGGCCTTATCGGAAGCGGGAGACAGGCACAAACACAGGTTGAGGCGATTGCAGAGGAGAAGAATATTGAAAACATAAAAGTATGGAGCAGAAACGAAAGCCATGCAGAAGACTTCTGCCGGATGTTCAGCCGCTTTGACTGCCAGACCGCATCAATGGAAAAAGCCTGCGACTGTGATATTTTAATCACTACAACCCCGTCACGAACACCAGTTGTAAAAAGCGAATGGGTGCAGGAAGGAACACACATAAACGCAATAGGTGCGGATGCCCCCGGGAAAGAAGAACTGGACCCTGAACTGCTGAAGCGTTCAACAGTGATTATCGATGATTACGAACAGGCAATCCACTCCGGCGAGATCAATGTTCCAATTGAAAAAGGGCTGTACAGCCGTGATATGATCGCAGGAACACTCGGGGAATATGTCCTTGGCACTAAGAGAAGAGAATGTCCTGAAGAGATTACAATATTTGACTCAACCGGTCTCGGCATCCAGGACCTTGCAATAGCCAAGATTGCAATGGAAAAAGACAACTTTATCGAACTTGTTTTTCCATAA